A single region of the Lactobacillus xylocopicola genome encodes:
- a CDS encoding FAD-dependent oxidoreductase, with translation MENIYDVIIAGASNSGAMAACAAAEKGAKVLLIDKSDSSQYLFRSFFAALDSNAQRRAGIKVDKSKLINFLTLFYQDNVDERLLWTWANHADETANWLEDNILKPNGGILRPQEDAHYETIVNTAFNTELAIATPEGGWAHYGEWILDKVKELGVTLKYNTKLEELVTDNSGTVTGVITSDRASGEKTEYQATKGVIICTGGYGANTELMKKWDPLGYKKNVYSDSPRDDGSGILAGLKVGAARDEEPAEIIFDRGAVPVGTNAEEHYVIDFKGPGYFWLGAYPLLKVNLNGERFGNESVPYQFDINAMSKQPGYLEAQIWSAETMDHLAQFDTQGCARLGFPGIYDTEGNKEEIQRRIDDGMVQKADTIEELAEKLNLPQDNLVKTIARYNELCQQGEDTDFGKEKFRLFPVEHGPYYGVLMGGRLLATLDGLRINPQMEVIDKMGKPIPHLYAAGNASGGFFWGSYPDRVPGLTCSHAQTFGRLAGQAAAEN, from the coding sequence ATGGAAAATATTTATGACGTGATTATTGCTGGTGCTAGTAACTCTGGTGCGATGGCTGCTTGTGCGGCTGCCGAAAAGGGTGCTAAGGTCTTACTGATTGATAAGTCAGACAGTTCGCAGTACCTGTTTCGGTCATTCTTTGCGGCATTAGACAGTAATGCGCAAAGAAGAGCAGGAATTAAGGTTGACAAGTCAAAGTTAATCAACTTCTTAACGCTGTTCTATCAAGATAATGTAGATGAACGCTTGCTCTGGACTTGGGCTAACCATGCTGATGAAACAGCTAACTGGCTTGAAGACAATATTTTAAAGCCTAACGGCGGTATCCTTAGACCGCAGGAAGATGCTCATTATGAAACAATTGTCAACACTGCCTTTAACACGGAATTAGCAATTGCAACGCCTGAAGGTGGCTGGGCGCATTACGGTGAGTGGATACTCGACAAGGTTAAGGAGCTGGGCGTGACGCTTAAGTACAACACCAAGCTAGAAGAGCTTGTAACTGATAACAGCGGTACAGTCACAGGTGTTATCACCAGCGACCGGGCCAGCGGCGAAAAGACTGAGTACCAGGCGACTAAGGGAGTCATTATCTGTACTGGTGGTTATGGGGCCAACACTGAATTGATGAAGAAGTGGGATCCGCTCGGCTACAAGAAGAATGTCTATTCAGACAGTCCCCGCGACGATGGATCAGGAATCTTGGCCGGTCTCAAGGTGGGCGCTGCCCGCGATGAAGAACCAGCCGAGATCATTTTTGATCGCGGCGCGGTTCCGGTCGGCACTAATGCTGAAGAGCATTATGTGATTGACTTCAAGGGGCCAGGTTACTTCTGGCTAGGTGCTTATCCGCTACTTAAGGTCAACCTCAACGGTGAGCGCTTTGGTAATGAAAGTGTTCCTTACCAATTCGACATTAATGCGATGTCCAAGCAGCCGGGTTACCTGGAAGCACAGATTTGGTCGGCAGAGACGATGGATCATCTGGCACAGTTTGATACCCAGGGGTGTGCTCGCCTCGGGTTCCCTGGAATTTACGATACTGAGGGGAATAAGGAAGAGATCCAGCGCCGGATTGACGATGGTATGGTACAGAAGGCCGACACCATTGAAGAATTAGCTGAAAAGCTGAATCTACCGCAGGATAACCTGGTTAAGACGATTGCCCGCTATAACGAATTGTGCCAGCAGGGCGAAGATACTGATTTTGGCAAGGAAAAGTTCAGACTATTTCCGGTAGAACATGGTCCTTACTATGGCGTCCTCATGGGTGGCCGGCTCTTAGCTACACTTGATGGTCTGCGAATCAACCCTCAAATGGAGGTTATCGACAAGATGGGTAAGCCGATTCCGCACCTATATGCGGCCGGTAATGCCAGTGGTGGTTTCTTCTGGGGTAGTTATCCAGACCGGGTCCCAGGTTTGACTTGCAGTCACGCTCAGACTTTTGGTCGCTTAGCCGGTCAAGCTGCTGCTGAAAATTAA